One Caldanaerobius fijiensis DSM 17918 genomic window carries:
- the fliF gene encoding flagellar basal-body MS-ring/collar protein FliF, which translates to MKDILNKYGAQLKEYWNNLNKSQKIKIVLILAITLASVSTLMAIVTRPHYVVLYSGLSQKDAGAVVEKLKSDFKIPYKIENGGSTILVPQQYRDEIRMQLATQGLPQSGFTIDDAFKNSSLGMTDMERQKRYIYFLQNEIADAIRTINGVQDAQVLIVVPDDSTFVLSSDRQEATAAIKVTLQPGATLNRQQVNGIVQFVSKSIQQLKPQNITLIDQNGTILNSSDNGEGYDIGAVNSQYELQREIETNIKNNVQSLLEQVFGPGNVAVRVNARLNFDTQKENSVEYSPVVDTNGIIRSIQDIKETQSNGNGTGGPVGASSNGTAGNTQVTGNPSSSNYTKTDRTINYEINEIRREIQKAKGSIQNLSVAVVINKNNLSPAVKQQVAQLVANATGARVNDVMVDSIPFNRSLANQMAQLAQQQAMARTRTNIIFGILGAALLFGGIFAYSFLKKRRTSSIQPQVAAPLEADTGISEDNVLVDKLSQTSVYRKELEKLIKEKPDVIAQLIKTLLQQD; encoded by the coding sequence ATGAAAGATATATTAAATAAATATGGTGCTCAACTAAAAGAATATTGGAATAACCTGAATAAATCCCAGAAAATAAAGATCGTATTGATTCTGGCTATTACTCTTGCATCGGTATCAACTCTTATGGCAATTGTGACAAGGCCTCATTATGTGGTCCTCTATAGCGGGTTAAGCCAAAAAGATGCTGGGGCCGTGGTAGAAAAGCTAAAAAGCGATTTTAAAATACCCTATAAGATAGAAAATGGCGGCAGTACAATATTGGTTCCGCAGCAATACAGGGATGAGATAAGGATGCAGCTGGCCACGCAGGGTCTTCCGCAAAGTGGGTTTACCATTGATGATGCTTTTAAAAACTCTTCTCTGGGCATGACGGATATGGAGAGGCAGAAGCGATATATATATTTTCTCCAAAACGAAATCGCCGATGCGATAAGGACTATAAATGGCGTGCAGGACGCTCAGGTACTTATAGTAGTACCCGATGACAGCACTTTTGTCTTATCCAGTGATAGGCAGGAGGCTACGGCCGCTATTAAGGTTACATTGCAGCCAGGTGCAACTTTAAACAGACAACAGGTCAACGGTATTGTTCAGTTCGTATCAAAGAGCATACAGCAGTTAAAGCCCCAGAATATAACACTGATAGATCAAAATGGGACCATATTGAATTCATCGGATAATGGCGAAGGTTATGACATAGGCGCAGTGAATTCACAATACGAGCTGCAGCGAGAGATTGAGACAAATATAAAGAATAATGTGCAATCGCTGCTGGAACAGGTATTTGGTCCTGGCAATGTGGCAGTAAGGGTCAATGCAAGGTTGAATTTTGATACTCAAAAAGAAAATTCCGTCGAGTATTCGCCTGTAGTAGACACCAACGGTATAATAAGAAGCATACAGGATATAAAAGAAACTCAATCCAACGGCAACGGAACTGGTGGTCCAGTGGGGGCGTCATCCAATGGTACAGCTGGAAACACCCAGGTGACGGGAAATCCGTCCAGTAGCAATTATACCAAGACGGATAGGACTATAAATTATGAGATCAATGAGATAAGAAGGGAGATACAAAAAGCTAAAGGCAGTATTCAGAATTTATCTGTGGCCGTGGTGATAAACAAAAACAACCTGTCTCCTGCAGTAAAACAACAGGTGGCACAGCTGGTTGCCAATGCTACAGGTGCCAGAGTTAATGATGTAATGGTGGATTCTATACCTTTTAACAGAAGCCTTGCCAATCAAATGGCTCAACTGGCACAGCAACAGGCTATGGCGAGAACGCGGACGAATATAATCTTTGGGATTTTAGGAGCGGCATTATTGTTTGGTGGTATATTTGCGTACAGTTTTTTAAAGAAGAGGAGGACCTCAAGTATTCAGCCGCAGGTTGCGGCTCCTCTGGAAGCTGATACCGGGATATCTGAAGACAATGTTCTGGTGGACAAGTTGAGTCAGACTAGCGTATACAGAAAAGAGCTGGAGAAGCTCATAAAAGAAAAGCCCGACGTTATAGCACAATTGATAAAGACGCTATTGCAGCAAGATTGA
- a CDS encoding FliH/SctL family protein translates to MSKIIKAPAVEYREVYYVTPLVDRGDDIRADDEKEDNELSEAKAQYERIVSEALSQKERILQEAAKIAEAQKKESEQRGYLEGKEKGYNDGYLEGYKKGLEDGRKEAQAIVNEANRLKQQVEEERNRLLRQLEVDVIELVSSCVENIIGDMDYRELYEKVVHEAITRLDIRDTYEVRISEDDYKLLDREYINTLHYKIIADPMLKHGDIVIDTPNGSIDCSMMTQIDNIKKELRSILLDE, encoded by the coding sequence TTGAGTAAGATTATAAAAGCTCCAGCGGTCGAGTACAGAGAGGTATACTATGTAACTCCATTGGTGGATAGAGGCGATGACATTAGGGCAGATGATGAAAAAGAGGACAACGAGCTTTCAGAGGCTAAAGCCCAATATGAACGGATAGTAAGTGAAGCCTTATCGCAAAAGGAAAGAATATTACAAGAGGCTGCTAAGATAGCTGAAGCGCAAAAAAAGGAGTCAGAACAGAGAGGATACCTGGAAGGAAAAGAAAAAGGTTATAATGATGGCTATTTAGAAGGCTACAAGAAAGGACTGGAAGATGGAAGAAAGGAAGCTCAGGCCATTGTAAATGAGGCAAACAGATTGAAACAACAGGTTGAAGAAGAAAGAAATAGATTGCTGAGACAGTTAGAAGTGGATGTAATAGAACTTGTATCCAGCTGTGTAGAAAATATCATAGGTGATATGGATTATAGAGAATTGTACGAAAAGGTGGTTCATGAAGCTATAACCAGATTAGATATAAGGGATACGTATGAAGTGAGGATTAGCGAAGATGATTATAAGCTATTAGATAGAGAGTATATCAATACATTACATTATAAAATAATTGCCGATCCTATGTTGAAGCACGGTGATATAGTGATAGATACTCCCAATGGCAGTATTGACTGCAGTATGATGACGCAGATAGATAATATTAAAAAAGAGCTAAGGAGTATATTGCTTGATGAGTAG
- the fliG gene encoding flagellar motor switch protein FliG — MAKSFSGKELAAKVLIALGPEYAAEVFKHLGEQEIEQLTLEIANIRSISAEEKEEALKEFYDMCLAQGYINEGGIEYAREVLEKALGTQRALEIINNLTSSLQVKPFDFMRKADPSQILNFIQNEHPQTIALVLSYLRPEQAAMVLSALPHEKQADIAYRIAKMDRTSPEIIREVESILERKLSNIVVQDYAVTGGIQTIVNILNAVDRSTEKNIMDNLEVMDVDLAEEVKKRMFVFEDIVTLDNRSIQRILREVDNHDIALALKGASDDVARVIYNNMSKRLADMIREDIQYMGPVRLRDVEDAQQRIVSIIRKLEDAGEIIISRGGGDELIE, encoded by the coding sequence GTGGCAAAAAGTTTTAGCGGAAAGGAACTGGCTGCAAAGGTGCTTATAGCCCTGGGGCCGGAATATGCTGCGGAAGTGTTTAAGCACCTGGGAGAGCAGGAAATAGAACAGCTCACGCTGGAAATAGCCAATATTAGGTCCATATCTGCTGAAGAAAAAGAGGAGGCACTCAAGGAATTTTATGACATGTGTCTGGCGCAGGGATATATCAATGAAGGGGGAATTGAGTATGCCAGGGAAGTACTGGAAAAGGCCCTGGGCACTCAGAGGGCGTTGGAGATAATAAACAACCTTACATCGTCCCTTCAGGTAAAGCCTTTTGACTTTATGAGGAAGGCAGACCCTTCACAGATCTTAAACTTTATACAAAATGAGCATCCACAGACAATAGCTCTTGTTCTATCCTATCTCAGGCCCGAACAAGCTGCTATGGTGCTTTCGGCTTTGCCCCATGAGAAACAGGCTGATATAGCATATAGGATTGCTAAAATGGATAGGACTTCTCCTGAGATCATAAGGGAAGTGGAAAGCATATTGGAAAGAAAGCTTTCTAATATCGTGGTGCAGGATTATGCTGTAACCGGTGGAATTCAAACTATTGTCAACATCCTTAATGCTGTAGACAGATCCACTGAAAAGAATATCATGGACAACCTTGAAGTGATGGATGTGGATCTGGCGGAAGAAGTTAAGAAGCGAATGTTTGTATTTGAAGATATTGTAACCCTTGATAACAGGTCTATCCAGAGGATTTTGAGGGAAGTGGACAATCACGATATTGCGCTGGCGCTTAAAGGGGCCAGTGACGATGTGGCGAGAGTCATATACAACAATATGTCCAAGCGTCTTGCAGATATGATCAGAGAGGATATCCAGTACATGGGTCCTGTAAGGCTGAGGGATGTGGAAGACGCTCAACAGAGAATTGTCAGCATCATCAGGAAGCTGGAAGATGCTGGAGAGATCATCATTTCAAGAGGCGGTGGTGATGAGCTAATTGAGTAA
- the flgC gene encoding flagellar basal body rod protein FlgC: protein MFLTALDISATGLSAQRLRMDVISDNIANVNTTRTANGGPYRRKVVVFRENQNTAFDRILGNLRESFDGAGVSVDSIQEDRSPFKRIYQPGNPDADAQGYVLMPNVNIVTEMVDMISATRAYEANVTAVNATKDMAMKTLNIGK from the coding sequence TTGTTTTTAACCGCTCTTGATATAAGTGCGACGGGATTGAGTGCTCAGAGATTGAGAATGGACGTTATATCTGACAATATAGCCAATGTAAACACCACCAGGACAGCCAATGGCGGGCCATATAGGCGAAAGGTTGTGGTATTTCGTGAGAATCAGAATACGGCATTTGATAGGATTCTCGGTAATTTAAGGGAAAGTTTTGATGGAGCGGGGGTGTCCGTGGATTCTATTCAGGAAGATCGATCTCCGTTTAAGAGGATATACCAACCGGGCAATCCCGACGCTGATGCTCAAGGGTACGTTTTAATGCCAAATGTAAATATCGTGACTGAAATGGTTGATATGATATCTGCTACAAGGGCTTATGAAGCCAACGTAACTGCAGTCAATGCTACGAAAGATATGGCGATGAAAACATTGAATATTGGCAAATAG
- the fliE gene encoding flagellar hook-basal body complex protein FliE, which produces MIQPVSTIGLNGVYNVSTTGTLSDVKNNDVNFSEILSKAIKEIDNLQKISYNDDILLAAGKISLPQVMIDAEKANVALQMALSIRDKIVSAYQEIMRMQI; this is translated from the coding sequence ATGATCCAGCCTGTGTCGACGATAGGATTAAATGGAGTATATAATGTAAGCACTACAGGTACTTTAAGCGATGTCAAGAATAATGATGTCAATTTTTCAGAGATTTTGAGCAAAGCCATAAAAGAAATCGATAATTTGCAAAAGATATCATATAATGACGATATTTTGTTGGCTGCAGGTAAAATATCATTGCCTCAGGTCATGATAGATGCAGAAAAAGCAAATGTTGCGTTACAGATGGCATTGAGCATAAGAGATAAAATCGTAAGTGCCTACCAGGAAATTATGAGGATGCAGATATAG
- the flgB gene encoding flagellar basal body rod protein FlgB yields the protein MFANSINILSDALNAAWIRNQVISNNIANVDTPNFKRSIVKFEDILASALEGKKVVGYTTNPRHIPIGDGVNVQPVIEKVDDTSYRMDGNNVDIDNEMVQLAKNNLWYDSLITRLSGEFNSIKSVINSGR from the coding sequence ATGTTTGCTAATTCAATAAATATTTTGTCAGATGCGTTAAATGCTGCCTGGATTAGAAATCAGGTTATCTCCAATAATATTGCTAATGTGGACACGCCTAATTTTAAAAGATCTATTGTGAAATTTGAAGATATCCTTGCAAGTGCTTTAGAAGGCAAAAAAGTTGTGGGGTATACTACAAATCCCAGGCATATACCCATAGGCGATGGCGTCAATGTGCAGCCTGTGATAGAGAAAGTAGATGACACATCATATCGAATGGATGGCAATAACGTCGATATTGATAATGAAATGGTTCAGCTGGCTAAGAATAATTTATGGTACGATTCGCTGATTACGCGTTTATCCGGGGAGTTCAACAGCATAAAGTCTGTCATAAATAGCGGGAGGTGA